A single genomic interval of Carassius auratus strain Wakin chromosome 30, ASM336829v1, whole genome shotgun sequence harbors:
- the LOC113049137 gene encoding insulin gene enhancer protein isl-1 isoform X1, with product MGDMGDPPKKKRLISLCVGCGNQIHDQYILRVSPDLEWHAACLKCAECNQYLDESCTCFVRDGKTYCKRDYIRLYGIKCAKCNIGFSKNDFVMRARSKVYHIECFRCVACSRQLIPGDEFALREDGLFCRADHDVVERATMGAGDPLSPLHPARPLQMAAEPISARQPALRPHVHKQPEKTTRVRTVLNEKQLHTLRTCYNANPRPDALMKEQLVEMTGLSPRVIRVWFQNKRCKDKKRSILMKQLQQQQPHDKTNIQGMTGTPMVATSPERHDGGLQANQVEVQSYQPPWKVLSDFALQSDIDQPAFQQLVNFSEGGPGSNSTGSEVASMSSQLPDTPNSMVASPIEA from the exons AAAAGCGTCTAATCTCGTTGTGTGTCGGCTGTGGGAATCAAATCCATGACCAGTATATTCTGCGCGTGTCCCCGGACCTGGAGTGGCACGCGGCGTGTTTGAAATGTGCAGAATGTAACCAGTATCTGGACGAGTCCTGTACGTGTTTTGTGCGAGACGGAAAAACTTACTGTAAACGGGACTACATCAG GTTGTACGGGATCAAATGTGCTAAATGCAACATCGGTTTCAGCAAGAATGACTTCGTGATGAGAGCACGCTCGAAGGTTTATCATATTGAGTGCTTCAGATGTGTGGCGTGTAGTCGGCAGCTTATCCCAGGAGATGAGTTCGCTCTGCGGGAAGACGGGCTCTTCTGCAGGGCCGACCATGACGTGGTGGAGCGGGCAACAATGGGTGCTGGTGACCCATTAAGCCCATTACATCCGGCAAGACCTTTACAAATGGCAG CAGAGCCCATCTCGGCACGTCAGCCTGCGCTTCGACCTCATGTGCACAAGCAACCTGAGAAAACAACCCGCGTCCGGACAGTCCTCAACGAAAAACAGCTCCATACCTTGAGGACTTGTTACAATGCCAACCCTCGACCCGACGCCCTCATGAAAGAGCAGCTCGTTGAGATGACGGGTCTCAGCCCGAGAGTCATCAGGGTTTGGTTTCAAAACAAGCGCTGCAAGGACAAAAAGAGGAGCATACTGATGAAACAACTCCAGCAGCAGCAACCCCACGACAAAACG AACATCCAGGGGATGACAGGGACTCCAATGGTGGCGACCAGTCCAGAGAGACACGACGGTGGTTTGCAGGCAAACCAAGTGGAGGTGCAGAGTTACCAACCGCCTTGGAAAGTCCTGAGTGACTTCGCACTGCAGAGTGACATCGACCAGCCTGCTTTCCAGCAACTG GTGAATTTTTCTGAAGGAGGGCCAGGCTCGAACTCCACGGGGAGCGAGGTCGCCTCAATGTCCTCGCAACTGCCTGATACACCAAACAGCATGGTAGCGAGTCCTATAGAGGCCTAG
- the LOC113049137 gene encoding insulin gene enhancer protein isl-1 isoform X2 — translation MGDMGDPPKKKRLISLCVGCGNQIHDQYILRVSPDLEWHAACLKCAECNQYLDESCTCFVRDGKTYCKRDYIRLYGIKCAKCNIGFSKNDFVMRARSKVYHIECFRCVACSRQLIPGDEFALREDGLFCRADHDVVERATMGAGDPLSPLHPARPLQMAEPISARQPALRPHVHKQPEKTTRVRTVLNEKQLHTLRTCYNANPRPDALMKEQLVEMTGLSPRVIRVWFQNKRCKDKKRSILMKQLQQQQPHDKTNIQGMTGTPMVATSPERHDGGLQANQVEVQSYQPPWKVLSDFALQSDIDQPAFQQLVNFSEGGPGSNSTGSEVASMSSQLPDTPNSMVASPIEA, via the exons AAAAGCGTCTAATCTCGTTGTGTGTCGGCTGTGGGAATCAAATCCATGACCAGTATATTCTGCGCGTGTCCCCGGACCTGGAGTGGCACGCGGCGTGTTTGAAATGTGCAGAATGTAACCAGTATCTGGACGAGTCCTGTACGTGTTTTGTGCGAGACGGAAAAACTTACTGTAAACGGGACTACATCAG GTTGTACGGGATCAAATGTGCTAAATGCAACATCGGTTTCAGCAAGAATGACTTCGTGATGAGAGCACGCTCGAAGGTTTATCATATTGAGTGCTTCAGATGTGTGGCGTGTAGTCGGCAGCTTATCCCAGGAGATGAGTTCGCTCTGCGGGAAGACGGGCTCTTCTGCAGGGCCGACCATGACGTGGTGGAGCGGGCAACAATGGGTGCTGGTGACCCATTAAGCCCATTACATCCGGCAAGACCTTTACAAATGGCAG AGCCCATCTCGGCACGTCAGCCTGCGCTTCGACCTCATGTGCACAAGCAACCTGAGAAAACAACCCGCGTCCGGACAGTCCTCAACGAAAAACAGCTCCATACCTTGAGGACTTGTTACAATGCCAACCCTCGACCCGACGCCCTCATGAAAGAGCAGCTCGTTGAGATGACGGGTCTCAGCCCGAGAGTCATCAGGGTTTGGTTTCAAAACAAGCGCTGCAAGGACAAAAAGAGGAGCATACTGATGAAACAACTCCAGCAGCAGCAACCCCACGACAAAACG AACATCCAGGGGATGACAGGGACTCCAATGGTGGCGACCAGTCCAGAGAGACACGACGGTGGTTTGCAGGCAAACCAAGTGGAGGTGCAGAGTTACCAACCGCCTTGGAAAGTCCTGAGTGACTTCGCACTGCAGAGTGACATCGACCAGCCTGCTTTCCAGCAACTG GTGAATTTTTCTGAAGGAGGGCCAGGCTCGAACTCCACGGGGAGCGAGGTCGCCTCAATGTCCTCGCAACTGCCTGATACACCAAACAGCATGGTAGCGAGTCCTATAGAGGCCTAG